Genomic segment of Oscillatoria salina IIICB1:
GCGACGTTTTTTCGCCCGGAGATACAGCGAGCGCTTGGGATTAAGTCCTTCTTTGATTTCTGCTCTTACCGCTTGTACGTCTTCTAAGTTCAACTTAAGTTCAATGCGGCGGTTTTTACCAAAAAAACCCCAGCGAAAAATCGTTACTTCACCTGTTTCCCGATTAAACTCGTTGTAGCCACCACCCACATTCAAAAAGATGACTGTATACAGATACAGTGCCATTGCTGTACCAGCAAAACCATAGAAAGTGAGTGCAATACCTTGAGGGATAAATTGTAATTCGCTGGGATCGCTTACCAGTAGCAGATTGACTCCCAAATAACTCGAAAGCCCTGCTAAAAGAAAGCCTACCCCACCAATGGTAGAAATTACTGCCCAAAAGTAGTTACTGAAGCGACGAGAACCCAATACCTCTTGACGGAGGATCTTGCTGTTAGAAGTAGTTGCCTGTGCTGTCATGTTTAAATTTTGCCCAATATAAAATTTGAATCTACCTAGATCGATTCTGACATTCTCTGGAATCAAGCAAGAGAGAAAATCTCCGACTCGTTAGTGCGATTGGTACGGTAGCGCCAACAACCGCGCATCGGCGATCGCGATCGTTCCCCCAACCAAGATTTTATGAGGACAGATGTGTCAATTTGTAAAATTTCGAGCATAATAATTGAAAGTGGGTGAAAACTCCAGCCCAGATTTTCCCAATCAGGCTGGGAATTCTAACCCAACTTGTGATAATTTAAGAAAAGTTAACTTGTCACTCACTAAATAGCTAGTGAATGAGCAAGCAGAAACTACTCTCAAACAGCGTACCGCAAGGTCGGCGTAGCCATCGCCAGTCCTCTTTTGTGAATTAAGTGCAATTGAGGCAATGGGGAAATCGCC
This window contains:
- a CDS encoding photosystem I assembly protein Ycf4; this encodes MTAQATTSNSKILRQEVLGSRRFSNYFWAVISTIGGVGFLLAGLSSYLGVNLLLVSDPSELQFIPQGIALTFYGFAGTAMALYLYTVIFLNVGGGYNEFNRETGEVTIFRWGFFGKNRRIELKLNLEDVQAVRAEIKEGLNPKRSLYLRAKKRRDIPLTRVGEPLSLSELENQGAELARFLSVPLEGL